From a single Erpetoichthys calabaricus chromosome 1, fErpCal1.3, whole genome shotgun sequence genomic region:
- the LOC114667018 gene encoding zinc finger MYM-type protein 1 isoform X1, with protein sequence MDVKEEAYEAGINTMEVTAVNIKEEERAWESVHHDKESRLIKDEDCEVASSDIKEEAEETSVNTEMHKHNIVDPVNLKLRSESLQSDPKSTKEISSVRTCEDPPPPTNQSGESYISKLKNFSKMDFKSKQEVINNRRPTPELKGLLQTKGQKANRSFQTEWYTRKDWLCGCPTRNRLYCFPCLLFSTCDNVWTNTGYCDMKNLPRSLCKHERSTTHIQSQIALKTFGTTRIDLALNEQRRLNISIHNAKVKENREILKDLINAACFLAKQELTFHGNDESTSSSNRGNYVELLHAFAEKDERLARHLETSTVFSGLSNRIQNDLIEAVGDVIRNDIKKEINAAPFVAVQVDETTDVTNKAQISVILRYVAKSEVACEVKEAFLGFDDVSDDRRAPAVAKYVLGMLEKYNCVEKLVAQTYDGASVMASELNEVQAKVKEKAPTAMFIHCYAHELNVVLLHSAKSIPECRTFFKTVEGLASFFSNSTTRTHLLNNVVKRRLPRAAPTKWCSNSRLLHTISLYQSDLRGVFRIMSENPDSWDNDTLMMAAGYDQWLSNASTCFLIMAYEGIFSDTDALFRVLQNKVMDNVYCCARIRDTIGVVERMRQEFDAFYERFEQKCTTLGLTDSGSKQSVRDKRKQMFFNILDNISVQMKARFDHFGELAFLNLVNCTKFNAMSLHFDETKLQSLSKYARFFDFVRLKADLVGLYSSQTVRNECKSPGQLLSFLVQKDLMQTVPEATKLLQLVLTVPATTVSVERSFSALKRLKTYSQNRTDPGQLSSLAIISIEAERLLKLKENKEDFYKKVTEIFVEKDRRMDFIYK encoded by the exons atggatgtgaaagaggagGCGTACGAGGCTGGAATTAATACCATGGAGGTAACAGCTGTAAATATTAAGGAGGAGGAGCGTGCATGGGAGTCTGTCCATCATGACAAAGAGAGTCGCCTCATTAAAGATGAGGATTGtgaagtggcatcatcagacaTTAAAGAAGAAGCAGAGGAGACCTCTGTCAACACTGAGATGCACAAACATAATATTGTGGATCCTGTCAACCTCAAGTTGAGGTCTGAATCACTGCAATCTGATCCAAAGAGCACTAAGGAAATTTCATCTGTTAGAACTTGTGAAGATCCACCTCCACCTACAAATCAATCTGGAGAAA gtTATATCTCTAAGCTTAAAAATTTCTCAAAAATGGACTTTAAGTCAAAACAGGAAGTGATAAATAACAGAAGACCAACACCGGAGCTAAAAGGTTTGCTTCAAACTAAGGGACAGAAGGCAAATCGCTCTTTTCAAACCGAATGGTACACCCGCAAAGACTGGCTGTGTGGCTGTCCTACAAGAAACCGCCTTTACTGCTTTCCGTGCCTTTTGTTCTCAACTTGTGACAATGTCTGGACTAACACAGGATATTGTGACATGAAAAATTTACCAAGAAGCCTCTGCAAACATGAAAGATCGACTACTCATATTCAAAGCCAGATTGCTTTAAAAACGTTTGGAACCACGAGGATCGATTTGGCCTTGAATGAACAGCGGAGACTAAATATTAGCATCCACAATGCTAAGGTAAAAGAAAACCGAGAGATTTTAAAAGACCTAATTAATGCAGCCTGCTTCCTAGCCAAACAGGAGCTGACCTTTCATGGTAACGATGAGAGTACAAGCTCTTCTAATCGTGGTAATTATGTAGAGCTATTACATGCTTTTGCTGAGAAAGATGAAAGGTTAGCTAGACATTTGGAGACATCCACTGTGTTTTCTGGGTTGTCAAACAGAATACAGAATGATTTAATTGAAGCAGTCGGTGATGTGATTAGAAATGATATTAAAAAGGAGATTAATGCAGCCCCATTTGTTGCTGTACAAGTGGACGAGACAACAGATGTCACAAACAAAGCCCAGATCTCTGTCATTTTGCGCTATGTGGCTAAAAGTGAAGTGGCCTGTGAAGTGAAGGAGGCGTTTTTGGGATTTGATGATGTGAGTGATGACAGACGAGCCCCTGCTGTAGCCAAATATGTCTTGGGAATGTTGGAGAAATACAACTGTGTTGAAAAGCTAGTAGCTCAGACGTATGACGGagcttctgtgatggcatcagagcTTAATGAGGTGCAGGCCAAAGTTAAAGAAAAGGCACCCACGGCGATGTTTATCCACTGTTACGCACACGAATTGAATGTCGTGCTGTTGCATTCAGCAAAATCCATCCCTGAGTgtagaactttttttaaaacagttgagGGACTTGCGTCATTTTTTAGTAACTCCACAACACGCACCCACTTACTGAATAATGTTGTGAAGCGGCGTTTACCAAGAGCAGCGCCCACAAAATGGTGCTCCAACTCTCGGCTGTTGCATACGATAAGCTTGTATCAATCTGATCTGCGTGGTGTATTTCGAATTATGAGTGAAAATCCTGACAGTTGGGATAATGACACTCTAATGATGGCCGCTGGATATGATCAATGGCTGTCAAATGCATCAACGTGCTTTTTAATTATGGCATATGAGGGCATTTTCAGTGACACTGATGCACTTTTTAGAGTACTGCAAAACAAAGTCATGGACAATGTTTATTGTTGTGCGCGAATCCGCGACACAATTGGAGTTGTTGAACGCATGAGACAGGAGTTTGATGCATTCTATGAGCGATTTGAGCAGAAATGCACCACACTTGGCCTGACAGATAGTGGAAGTAAACAGTCTGTCAGAGATAAGaggaaacaaatgttttttaacattCTGGACAACATCAGTGTTCAAATGAAAGCTAGGTTTGATCATTTTGGTGAGCTAGCTTTCCTTAATTTGGTCAATTGTACAAAATTTAATGCAATGTCACTACATTTTGATGAAACCAAGCTGCAGAGCCTGTCAAAATATGCAAGGTTCTTTGACTTTGTTAGACTAAAGGCTGATCTCGTCGGACTGTACAGCTCACAGACAGTAAGGAATGAATGTAAATCTCCTGGACAGCTTCTCAGCTTTTTGGTCCAGAAGGATCTAATGCAGACTGTTCCTGAGGCGACAAAGTTACTTCAGCTGGTGCTCACTGTACCAGCTACAACAGTGTCCGTGGAAAGGTCATTCTCTGCACTGAAAAGACTGAAAACATACAGTCAGAATAGGACAGATCCAGGACAACTTTCCTCCTTAGCGATAATCTCCATTGAGGCagagagacttttaaaactaaaagaaaataaggaggacttttacaagaaagtgacagagattttcgtggagaaggataggcgcatggacttcatttacaaataa